Proteins from a single region of Sinorhizobium alkalisoli:
- a CDS encoding ArsR/SmtB family transcription factor, whose protein sequence is MSRNFLVVDPEEGMPILKGLASPARVSVLKLLHKKGPLNVNEIADILKLPQSSVSTNVQMLEEAGLIRTETQKARKGNQKVCHSVYDEVLVVFKNEIKETEPDAIEVSMPLGLYTSFEVTAPCGLCSVDGIIGLLDVPDTFLDPDRMKAALIWFTRGYVEYQFPNNARLTNTIIREVEFVMELSSEVPGTSADWPSDITLTVNGVDIGTWTSPGDFGDKRGVFTPDWWKLKGSQYGKLKSFRVNDDGAFVDGLRISNVKLADLKVEEHHSIRLRVGVRDNARHPGGVNIFGRGFGNYDQDILLRLKTR, encoded by the coding sequence ATGAGCCGCAATTTTCTTGTCGTCGACCCGGAGGAAGGCATGCCCATTCTGAAGGGGCTCGCTTCACCGGCAAGGGTCTCTGTGTTGAAGCTCCTGCACAAAAAGGGGCCGCTGAACGTCAACGAAATTGCGGACATCCTCAAGCTGCCGCAGTCGAGCGTCTCGACCAACGTTCAGATGCTGGAGGAGGCCGGGCTCATCCGCACCGAAACGCAGAAGGCGCGCAAGGGAAACCAGAAGGTTTGCCATAGCGTCTATGACGAAGTCCTCGTCGTCTTCAAGAATGAAATCAAGGAAACCGAACCGGACGCGATCGAAGTGTCGATGCCGCTCGGGCTCTATACGAGCTTCGAGGTGACCGCCCCTTGCGGGCTTTGCTCGGTCGACGGCATCATCGGCCTGCTCGACGTCCCCGACACGTTTCTCGATCCCGACCGCATGAAGGCGGCGCTCATCTGGTTCACGCGCGGCTACGTCGAGTATCAGTTTCCCAATAATGCGCGGCTGACGAATACCATTATTCGCGAGGTCGAATTCGTCATGGAGTTGAGCTCGGAAGTGCCTGGAACCAGCGCCGACTGGCCTTCCGACATCACGCTGACGGTCAATGGCGTCGACATCGGAACCTGGACGTCTCCGGGTGATTTCGGCGACAAACGCGGGGTTTTCACGCCGGATTGGTGGAAGCTCAAGGGCTCGCAATACGGCAAGCTCAAGAGTTTCAGGGTCAATGATGACGGCGCCTTCGTCGATGGCCTGCGTATCTCCAATGTCAAGCTCGCAGACCTGAAGGTCGAAGAGCATCACTCGATCCGGCTTCGCGTCGGCGTGCGCGACAATGCCCGCCACCCCGGCGGGGTCAACATCTTCGGCCGTGGTTTCGGCAACTACGACCAGGATATCCTCTTGCGCCTCAAAACGCGCTGA
- the groL gene encoding chaperonin GroEL (60 kDa chaperone family; promotes refolding of misfolded polypeptides especially under stressful conditions; forms two stacked rings of heptamers to form a barrel-shaped 14mer; ends can be capped by GroES; misfolded proteins enter the barrel where they are refolded when GroES binds), with product MAAKDVKFNTDARDRMLRGVDIMANAVRVTLGPKGRNVVIDKSFGAPRITKDGVSVAKEIELEDKFENMGAQMLREVASRTSDVAGDGTTTATVLAQAIVREGAKAVASGMNPMDLKRGIDLAVDAIVKELQGHARKVSKNEEIAQVATISANGDAEIGRYLAEAMEKVGNEGVITVEEAKTAEIELEVVEGMQFDRGYLSPYFITNQEKMRAELEDAYILIHEKKLSNLQAMIPILEGVIQAGKPLLIIAEDVEGEALATLVVNKLRGGLKIAAVKAPGFGDRRKAMLEDIAVLTGGTVVSEDLGIKLENVTMDTLGRAKRIMVEKETTTIVDGAGSREDISGRVAQIKAQIEETTSDYDREKLQERLAKLAGGVAVIRVGGSTEVEVKEKKDRVDDALHATRAAVEEGILPGGGVALLRVVKALGSVPTANDDQRVGVEIVRRAVEAPVRQIAENAGSEGSIIVGQLREKSDFSYGWNAQTNEFGDLFEMGVIDPAKVVRAALQDAASVAGLLVTTEAMIAEKPKKDGQSPMPPAPGMDF from the coding sequence ATGGCTGCCAAAGACGTCAAGTTCAATACCGACGCTCGCGACCGCATGTTACGCGGCGTCGATATCATGGCCAATGCCGTCCGGGTGACGCTTGGCCCCAAGGGTCGAAACGTGGTGATCGACAAATCATTCGGCGCACCGCGGATCACCAAGGACGGCGTCTCCGTCGCCAAGGAAATCGAGCTTGAGGACAAGTTCGAGAACATGGGGGCGCAGATGCTGCGTGAGGTCGCCTCGCGGACGAGCGATGTCGCCGGCGACGGTACGACGACGGCGACCGTGCTCGCCCAGGCGATCGTTCGGGAAGGCGCCAAGGCCGTAGCCTCCGGCATGAACCCGATGGATTTGAAGCGCGGCATCGACCTCGCCGTCGACGCGATCGTCAAGGAACTCCAGGGGCACGCCCGCAAAGTCTCGAAGAACGAGGAAATCGCTCAAGTCGCGACGATCTCGGCCAATGGGGATGCGGAGATCGGCCGCTATCTCGCCGAAGCGATGGAAAAGGTCGGCAATGAGGGGGTGATCACCGTCGAGGAAGCCAAGACCGCCGAGATCGAGCTCGAAGTGGTCGAGGGCATGCAATTCGATAGGGGCTATCTCTCGCCCTACTTCATCACCAATCAGGAGAAGATGCGGGCGGAACTCGAAGATGCCTATATCCTGATTCACGAGAAGAAGCTCTCGAACCTGCAGGCGATGATCCCCATCCTCGAAGGGGTCATCCAGGCCGGCAAGCCGCTCCTGATCATCGCTGAAGACGTCGAGGGCGAAGCGCTCGCCACGCTCGTCGTCAACAAGCTTCGCGGCGGACTGAAGATCGCCGCCGTCAAAGCACCCGGATTCGGCGATCGCCGCAAGGCGATGCTGGAGGATATCGCGGTTCTCACCGGCGGCACCGTCGTCTCCGAAGATCTCGGCATCAAACTTGAGAACGTCACCATGGACACGCTCGGACGGGCGAAGCGCATCATGGTCGAGAAGGAGACCACGACCATCGTCGACGGCGCCGGCAGCAGGGAGGATATCAGCGGCCGCGTCGCGCAGATCAAGGCACAGATCGAGGAGACGACCTCCGACTACGATCGCGAAAAGCTGCAGGAGCGGCTGGCAAAGCTCGCCGGCGGCGTTGCCGTCATCCGTGTCGGCGGCTCGACCGAGGTCGAGGTGAAGGAAAAGAAAGACCGCGTCGACGACGCGCTGCACGCGACACGCGCGGCGGTCGAAGAAGGTATCCTGCCGGGTGGCGGCGTCGCGCTGCTCAGGGTGGTCAAGGCGCTCGGCAGCGTGCCCACGGCCAATGACGACCAGCGCGTCGGCGTCGAGATCGTTCGCCGGGCGGTCGAGGCGCCGGTCCGCCAGATCGCCGAGAATGCCGGTTCCGAAGGATCGATCATTGTCGGGCAGCTGCGCGAGAAGTCGGACTTCTCCTACGGCTGGAATGCCCAGACGAACGAATTCGGCGATCTCTTCGAAATGGGCGTGATCGACCCGGCCAAGGTCGTGCGCGCGGCGCTACAGGATGCAGCCTCCGTTGCCGGCCTTTTGGTGACGACCGAAGCGATGATCGCCGAGAAACCGAAGAAGGACGGGCAGTCACCGATGCCGCCGGCACCGGGCATGGATTTCTAA